The Fibrobacterota bacterium DNA window AGCGAGGGGGAGGCTTCCCCCGCTTTAGCCCTTCGCGGCTTCCGCCCGGGCCGCCGCTTCAGCCTTGAGCTGGGCCATCACCTTCGGATCGATTTGGATATGCAGTTCCCGCAATTGCTTGTCGGTGACTTCGCCCGGCCCGCCCATCAAAGTATCTTTCCTTGTCCGGAGCGCCGTTGAATCCGGGGTCGAATAAATGGGGTATCATGCCGCAGCCTGAAGAATTGAAGGGGATCCGCACCGTCATCACCGAATATGCCGACGGCAAGAACGTGTTCTCCAGCGGCACCAAGCGCGCGAAGATGGACGCCCTGTTCGAAGAGATGGGGAAGGAGATGTCCACGGCACGCGATGTGCCTCGCCTAGTGGCGGCCCTGACGGCCAAGTACAAGGCGCAAGTGGACAAGATAGCGGCGGGCTAGGTCATTTCCGTACGTAACCCCGTCGCGCCCGGTAACCGTCCTGCGCGAAGCGACCGAGAGGCCCTGCGGGCTCTCAGCCCTTCGCCGCTTCCGCCCGTGCCGCCGCTTCCGCCTTAAGCTGCGCCACGATCTTCGGATCGATGTTGATGTGCAACTCGCGCAACTGCTTGTCCGTCACCTCGCCCGGGGCGCCCATCATCAGATCCTGCGCCTTCTGGTTCATAGGGAAGGCGATGACCTCGCGGATGTTGGACTCGTCGGCCAGGAGCATCACCATGCGATCGACCCCGGGGGCGATGCCTCCGTGAGGCGGGGCGCCGAGCTTGAAGGCGTTGATCATGCCGCCGAACTTGCGTTCCACCACTTCGGGCCCGTAGCCGGCAATCTCGAAGGCCTTGTACATGACTTCGGGCACGTGGTTGCGGATGGCGCCGGAAGACAGCTCCACGCCATTGCAGACGATGTCGTACTGGAAGGCGTTGATCTCCAGCGGGTTCTTGGTCAAGAGCGCTTCCATGCCGCCCTGGGGCATGGAGAAGGGGTTATGCGAGAAGGCGATGCATTTGTTCTCTTCGTCCCATTCGAACATGGGGAAATCCACGATCCAGGCGAACTTGAAGACGTTGGGATCGATCAAGTCCAGATCCTTGCCCAGCTTCTTGCGGATCTCGCCGGCCAGCTTGGCGGCCACGTCCTTCTTGTCCGAGACGAAGAACACCGCGTCGCCTGCGACGCCGTTGCCGCCGCCGTTCACGCCGCATTGCGCCGCCAACGAAGCCATTTGCTCCGGGGTGAGGAACTTGGCCAACGGGCCTTTGACGGGCGCGGCCGCATCGCCGGTCCAGACCAGGTAGGCCAGGCCTTTGGAGCCGATCGACTGGGCGAACTCGACCAGCTTGTCGAAGAAGGAGCGGGGCTTGTCGGCGATGGCCTTTACGGGTATGGCGCGCACCACGGAACCGGCGGCCACCGCGTTCTTGAAGGCCTGGAATCCCGACTCGGCGAACAGAGCCGACACGTCGCGGATTTCGATGGGGATGCGCAAGTCCGGCTTATCCGATCCGTATTTGAGCATGGAGTCGGCATAGGCAATGCGGCGGAAGGGGATGCCGTCCGACTTCTTCGTGGAGAACTCGGTGAAGACGCCGTGGACGACCTTTTCCACCGCGGCGAAGACGTCGTCTTGGGTCACGAAGGACATTTCGATATCGAGCTGATAGAATTCCCCGGGCGAGCGATCGGCGCGCGCGTCCTCGTCGCGGAAGCAAGGGGCGATCTGGAAATAGCGATCGAATCCGGCCACCATCAAAAGTTGTTTGAATTGCTGGGGAGCCTGGGGCAAGGCGTAGAAGTGCCCGGGATGGATGCGGCTGGGAACCAGGTAATCGCGCGCGCCCTCGGGCGAAGAGCTCGTGAGGATGGGCGTCTGGAATTCCATGAAGCCGAGATCGGTCATGCGGCGGCGCAGGGAAGAGATGACCTGCTGACGCAAGATGATGTTCTTGTGGAGCTTGTCGCGGCGCAAATCCAGGAACCGGTATTTGAGGCGCAGATCTTCCGGGCTATCCTCTTTGCCATCCACCAGGATGGGGAGCTGTTCGGCCATGGACTGGACGGTCAGCTCATGGACCGTGATCTCCAGCTCGCCGGTGGCCATGGCGGGATTGACGGTGGCGCCGTCCCGGGCGATGACCTTGCCGACGATGGTGATTACGCTCTCGTAGCGCAGGCGCGTGGCGGCATCGAAGAAGGGGCGCTCGGGATGGAAGACGATCTGGGTGATGCCGTAATGATCGCGCAGATCGATGAAGAGGAAGTGGCCGTGATCGCGGCGGCGGAACACCCAGCCCGAGAGTTTGACGGTTTCGCCTACGTGGGCCTTGCGCAATTCGCCGCAGGTGTGGGTTCGATAGAGGTGCATACGCCTTCCCGGTTGCCGCGCGTCGCGCGGGCCAATCCGGCCCCGCCTAACGACTTGGAACGATAGGCCGGGAAAAATAGTAGAAAGCCCGGCCGGGGCCAAACCGGGAGGCCAAAGGGCCGCGCCTAGGCGGGTGGCGCCGGGGCGGGGCGCCGGGGCGGAGCGCCCTTAGAAATGCACCGCGGGGAGCAGGGTCAGGTATACCGGATTGAACTTTCCTTCGGCCCAGGTCCAGGCGGTTCCGTAGCTCATGGACAAGGAGACGCGGTTCCAGATCCACAAACGCGCCCCGAAGGTGGCGCCGGTCGCGCCGGCCAAGTCCCAAACGGAGTTGGCCACGTGGTCACCGACTACGCAAGTTCCCTCAACATCCAGAGGACAAAGACCGTATTCGTAAACCGTGTAGGCCGTGGCTTTGTGGGCGCGATGGAATACGGTTCCCGTGAACTCCAGGTTTTCCCCCAGGAACTTTCCCGTCTCCAGGCCCGCTTCGGCTTCCATGTCGTTGCCTAACGAGTTGAGGCGGCGATGCCAGGTCTTGTTGGTGGTGAAACTGGCGTATGCGCCCAGCCGTGGCCAGAAGCGGTATCCCAGCAAGGTCGTCAGGCTCAATTGGTCGTACCCG harbors:
- the aspS gene encoding aspartate--tRNA ligase; the protein is MHLYRTHTCGELRKAHVGETVKLSGWVFRRRDHGHFLFIDLRDHYGITQIVFHPERPFFDAATRLRYESVITIVGKVIARDGATVNPAMATGELEITVHELTVQSMAEQLPILVDGKEDSPEDLRLKYRFLDLRRDKLHKNIILRQQVISSLRRRMTDLGFMEFQTPILTSSSPEGARDYLVPSRIHPGHFYALPQAPQQFKQLLMVAGFDRYFQIAPCFRDEDARADRSPGEFYQLDIEMSFVTQDDVFAAVEKVVHGVFTEFSTKKSDGIPFRRIAYADSMLKYGSDKPDLRIPIEIRDVSALFAESGFQAFKNAVAAGSVVRAIPVKAIADKPRSFFDKLVEFAQSIGSKGLAYLVWTGDAAAPVKGPLAKFLTPEQMASLAAQCGVNGGGNGVAGDAVFFVSDKKDVAAKLAGEIRKKLGKDLDLIDPNVFKFAWIVDFPMFEWDEENKCIAFSHNPFSMPQGGMEALLTKNPLEINAFQYDIVCNGVELSSGAIRNHVPEVMYKAFEIAGYGPEVVERKFGGMINAFKLGAPPHGGIAPGVDRMVMLLADESNIREVIAFPMNQKAQDLMMGAPGEVTDKQLRELHINIDPKIVAQLKAEAAARAEAAKG